TAGCATTGATAATTACATACAGCCAACCCCAGTTAATCCGTAAATGCAACTATTAAAACTATCTACATTTTGataagattttttttacatGTTTTGATCCATTTCATCTGATCTCTTCTCAGTGTCTTATCTAACTATCTTCCTTAAACTGTCAGTATCACTGATAACTGCAGGGACGGATCCAGGGGCATGTTGTGACCATATCGACCAATAAAAAGGGCATAAATTCTCAATTTAGGGCGGAAAGGCATATCAGcaaaattttggaaattttaCTATCATTTTAGAGCTTTCTGAGAATCTCTGAGAGGCATTTAGTCAAGAAACATAGGTTatatatttaagaaaaatatctattgtgtATCTCAGGTAGTTACAACGGCAAATTGTGAtacgaagaaaaaaataatgaggCACTTTTAGATTCCGACCGTGTCAGGCGACACGgtctaaatccgcccctggaCTGGGCGCTTATAAGGGAATAATCATAACTCAAAACTGGTGGGACCAATCTAAATGGATTTAGCACTTGGGCCTATATGGTTTAATCTGGGACGGAATGAGCAAGGTTGACCGTATATAGATAACAGCACTATCCGTGAAATTGTACAGTCTCACGCTAATaatctaaaaagaaatttcatgGCGATCTGAGGCAgcaatttattcataaacaATGCAACGAATTAACAGATTCAAAGTCGTGGACACAACGACTTGTTTTCACTtactttttcatcaatttttcgGCTTCAGATAAATCGATTCTAATACCGAGTTTCCTGAGTGATTGCATAATCTCATGAGGGTCGAGATGACCTgagaaattgtataaaatgatACGCATTAATACACCGGACCAGGATCGGCGCTAGAAATCTGAAATTCTGGCGTATCTGAGTCTCCGCGATCGATACTAACCATCCTTATTAATGTCCAAGTTGGAAAAGACCAGTTTGAGCTGTTTTTCATGCTGTAGAACGTAATGTACAAATTCACCGAAATCTAAATGTCCGTCTTTGTTGAGATCCGACTTCGTAacgatattctgaaaaaagtatcgaattaaaaaaattacataAACGCTTTGCCATATTTTCCTTGATCCTTTATTCTCGTTTGTGAGCCAAGGAATATTAATATTTTGCAAGGTTCGATTCTCAAGTAGTAAAAACAACGTTAAAACTATGTCATCGGAGCAAACCTACCTGTGCCTGTCCTGGATATGTTGGAACTCCCATATCTTCGAAGGCTTTAGATAAATCGTTCACGTCGATTCTTCCATCTTTATTCACGTCTAATTTGTCGAATAGTTTCTGCAGTCTCGTCTCTTCCTCTGGATTGATGTGATGCAAGGCTGCTTCGCCCAATTTATGGACGTCATTTTCTCCAGTCATTTTTTGTCCTGTTAGCCCTGTCCCATATCTATATTTAGACTGGTGGCCGGCCAGGTAAGTGGCGCCAGTGGTTTGGAGTTAACCCCAACGCGACCCAACCACTTGTTGAATGCgagtaggttcgaatcctcaAATAATACTACATAAACCGCTTTTTTACTTCGTATGGTAAGCAATAAATGAGAAAAGTAAATTTAGATATGATAAAAGCGATTTTCTTTTGGCTGAGTATTAGTCGAATTTCCAAGATTGGCTTGCTGTATTTTCATCTTTtgtcgggattcgaaccacaGTCATTGGCATTATCGGTGACTAGGGTTTCTGAAAGAACCTATATCGGGAACCAGTCTAGCTTCGTTAAAACATTTTGACGAAACTTAAGCTATTTTCCTTTACCAACTTTTTGGTACTGATGAAATCATATtcgataaaaaaaacatgtcattatattatgaatatttttatacTGCCAATGTATCCGAAAATTTATAAATTAAGCGGATCTAACCCAACGgcaatttcattcattatgTCGTTTTTTCAgttatcactttcatatctAACGTCAACACCCCAGCAGGAACCAGGAAATGAAATTTCGTTTAAAATCGGGAAAATGTGATTTAAAACACCatgatatcaatgaaaatacatcTAAAAAGATGGCTAACGTCAGGATAGAatcataaaaaacattttctcaTGCTGCTACCCGTTTGAATAGATTGTAAATGTGTGGTTTCAGATATTGTGAAGTGATTTGAGAATCTGGATTTTTGACAGTAGTTTCCCGACTTTTTGGGGCTATAGCCTACACACTACTGTACTCTACAACTGTGCACGCGTCTGCTTCTAGGCTTCTTCAGTTATAAACACTTCAAACGGGTTGATACTTTTTTTTGGTATTGCCTAAGCTCGTGTATCAAACGTCAACAGTGAGTAATCAGTGCCGGGCATTACTGTCTACTGTGACTGTACACTCATTCACTGTGACATTCCAGTTAGCTGCAGTGGAGAAGAGTTATCAGTTGGAAGAAATTGACAGTCTGATTAAGCAAGGATAAGGATTGGATTTTTGCTGAAAAAGGCTTTCTGCGTCTTAACCGATTGAAATCGTCAAAATTAGCGCGCTTTTTTCATAATGATATTAAACGGAGAAATCTGTGATGCTTGGTGACTGCGATATTCgggaaaataaaatcatactCAAATCACAATCGTGGAGGAAACTCACGACTCAGAACCACATATGTCCGCCCTGTTTATGATCAAGAGGAAGAAATATCGGTTCCAGGTGAACTTCGAACTCGATGAGTTGTCTTCGTTTACATTCGTCAGCGGAATTATATTCGCGAAAATTAGGCTACTCGATGGAGGCAGCTTTTCGGAATTTAGTCCGAGGTAAGCTAAATTATTCCCAAACTAAAAATCTACCGGTAATTCCTTATCATCATCGGGGAATTGTTAGTCAATAACCTGTtcgtggtttagtttcacgatcggatattttcacaaaccagaAGCTGATCAGATCGTGAAAGTTTACATCCAATGATTAGACAACTAATTAGGGAATTCTATGTATTGTGTTGTATAGTCTTTATTAAGCTTCAAGAATAATTCACTTTATGCAGTGGAAATATAGTGTGTGTTAAGATTCGTTGCCATGCACTATCAGCTCGCgatttttaataaaatcaaGCTAACCTACAAAGTACTAcacatttaaatatatttctgcTAGGCTACTAGGCTACTTACACCGCTTTGTATTATGCAAACAGGTTTTTATCAAGACCTCTACTATAatagttgtcgaataaaccACCATAATCTATGTACACTGTAGATAATTGATGAAGtcccacaattcgaatttttaaCATCCCACCTGATGAtagctgttagtcaacagctcGACAACTCGAATTGTGGGACGTCTTCAATTTCTACTAAAATATCGGCGTTCTTCAATGAATATTGTATTTGGaacaatagaagaaatcaatgcATCTAGGCTATAGATATCTAATATAACTTTGATACGATACATCGAAGATAAGCCTAGCCTAGATATATGTGCAGTCATACATACATATGACTGCATGTACATGGATGTAGATGAAACATCTGCTCGTCGAACAAACGGAATAAAAGTCGAgagaaaaaatcaatatctatGCGACgggaaattcatttatttgaataCGGCTTAACCGACGAATGCGTTCGACAGTATTTTTTTGAAGAGTCTAATAATAGACGCTGATCTGTTCTCGCTAATATCGATCCGATTTCGTTCATTCATACATGGGCAGATAAAGGATAGGCTTGTCGGTGTAATGAATTGTTACTAATCTTTAGCCGTGTCTCAGTGACTGCACAGATATAACTATTCATATATAGGAActcgttttattttttcagacaTCAATTCATTACGATTCTATTACGTGTAGGTCCGGGGttatgaattttctgtgtactaatgataaatatccccTGCTTTgagtaattaataaattactaCCAAATTACCATATGCCTATATTTGCCACTGCTGAATAGACTATAACAAGCCTAGACGAATTATATCAGGTCAATATATGAGGAATTTTTTAGTGCTGGTGTACTGAAAATTACTACCACGTACTGCAACGGGttcagtttttcagtttgataaAAAGAAGCTGAATTAATAATGCTCAGCTCTttatagcagcagcagcaggaatCCTATCTTGAACTGCTTTGTAGCGAATCCTTCTCATGCCGATTGCCGAAGAAAAATCGCTTGTATGCGATAATATTATATGTATGACGAGATGTATTAGCTGGTACTTAACGAACTTCAGGAAATAAGTTTGTTATGCACGCGTTGTCTATAGTATTCTCTTCTTCGCTGAAGCCTTTATGTATGGGAATATGATGTTTGAAGTACGCCGTAACTCGCTGCAAATAATCTATGTACCGGGTGGTGGTAttcttttttatgaaaataaagcTAGATGTTTTTTGCGGGAAATAAACTTGCACACAAATTCACAAACATCAAAGTTCCCTTGCATGattgaaagaaaattaaaaatgaaatgaaattccttTATCAAAATGAGAATTAGCCGTATTTCTAAAACCTGCTGTTATGACTGGACGATAGTGTTGTTCAAGGAGCAGTAATATTAGGTATATATGACATTGCTTCGCTTGTCAAAGCTACCGGTGTCTGAATTATTTACGCCTGGTAGTATATCAAAATCGAAGTTATTGCTACGAGTTGTATCGGTGAATCTCATGAATTATTGTGTTTCATTCAACTTCCCTTAATGTAGAATTACTACGAtagtaaataataaattggAATCGTTTCCACTTCAGTAACTTGAGGgagatatatgaatatatcgcTGGATCATGTCGTCCTTGGAGCTGAACTTGTATTTCTTCTTTTCATAGATGCGTACGAGTAAACATTATTACCGTAAATATTCGAGAAATGTAAACATTAGATCTAGAAGGCCTGGATGCAGATGGAGTTTTCTCGGTATTAAGACGCTGAAGCAGAATTAGCCCATTTTTTAATCGGTTTTGTTTATTTGGATGTATTTTTAGAGAAGAGGTGGTAGATCACTGCGTGAAATGGGGAACGAAATTTCAGTTCGAATGCAAAATGACGGCGAACCCGTCAACGGGTGTTCTACAGCCTTGTATGTTACGGGTATCAGTTAGAAGAGTAAGTATCCACCGCCGTAGGGCATATTTATATCCATAAGGTTAGGTATTGtatcttattattatattatgttTGCTCGTGATTGATCTGATGTGTCTCTTATCTACAAGgttatgaactaatttcatctAAAAGCAATATAGAATActaataaaatcaatggaaTTTTACCTATAAAATTCGCCCCTAATGGAATGATAATTTCTACCTGATAATATCTAACTAGTATAGTAGCTGAAATGTTATGTTGTTTCAGGTCATTTAgaattaattctttttgtgTGGGTGGTACTTATTGCATTACTGATACAAGATAGCAGATTATTGCGTTCCATGCATCAGCTAAAATTAACCCTTGATTCTGATGCGGGTGTGCGGGGTTTTTCTTCATCGTGATAATCGGATGAATCTCTGTATTGTAGGAAGTAAAAGGTGGCCAGAAATCGGAGAAGTTAGGATTTGCCGAGATCAATCTAGCTGAGTTTGCTGGTTCAAGCTCAACGACCCGGTTATACCTGCTGGAAGGGTATGATTCGGCCTTTAAGGGTATGAAACATCGGCAAGACAACTCGACTCTAAAAGTGTCCATCGGTTTACACCTGAAAACCGGCGACCCGTGTTTCAAAACGTAAGAGTTTATCCATACATACTGTACGCAGTTTAAACCACAGACTCGAAAAACGATTTTGCTTTTAGAGAGTCCATGTTTAAACCTTAAACCGCTTTGTTGCATAATAATCGATTGTTGTGCGTTTTAAGATAAGAAACATGTATTTGTTTGGCTGCTATCGAAACACAggtcagagagagagagagagagagggagggagggagggagggagggagggagggagggagggagggagggagggagggagggagggagggagggagggagggagggagggagggagggagagggaggagagggagggagagggagggagggagggagagggaggagagagggagagagagggagggagggagggagggggaggggggagggagggagagggagggagagggagggagagggagggagagggagggagagggagggagagggagggagaggagggagggagaggagggagagggagggagagggagagagagggagagagagggagagagagggagagagagggagagagagggagagagagagagagagagaggaagagagagggagagagagagagagaggagagagagagagagagagagagagagagagagagagagagagagagagagagagagagagagagagagagagagagagagagagagagagagagagagagagagagagagagagagagagagcgagatAGCCTGTTTATCGGTTAACTGGTTAGCTGGAGATGCACTGCGCATGCATTATTTTTATCGCTGCCTGGAAACCCTGATTTTTACAAAACCACTAGATAATACGGCGTGCACCAGCGAGCCAGCGGGATTCATTGTATGCGATGTATATTATAGGAAGCCAACTGCTTAAATCAATCCATAAATATTAAATCGTCAGCAGCGTGAACTAATTGACATAATTGATCGGTTTGTACAGTTTATAACAGCGCTAGGCAACAACCAGTACAGGTCACGTTTGTGAGATGAGAGTCCATGGTTTGTCCGAACTCCATGTGAACTAAGACTCCTCtgaatcaaatgaattttctgattttccacGAAGTGAGTTAGCCCAGAAGTAAATTTAAAACGCAGattgatttatgaaaataCACGACTGCTGTTAGTAATGGCTTTGTAAGCAGTTGCATAAAGTAGCAAGTTTTCTCCTATTCTGAGCTGTCCATCcactattgaatttcatttggcCTACtgttttttcttcaatattttgggaTTTGTTGAAATGTTGAACATTTTTTTAGTGAGATTCTTGGCTTTATAagagtttcatttttaatgggAAATTGTACTTATCCATTAATTTTGTGTATATGTTTATAGCCCCGGTAGCTACCACAATCAGGTGCCGCTACCCGGTGAGGACGATAGCGAGCCACACGGGCGGGTGCCGAACCGTGAACCAAGCAACTCGAGCGTGGCTTCAGGAAGCAGCGGATTCGGCAGTTTACctcgaaaagaaaaagaaaaaccagATGCAGGTATGTAATGTATAACAATGTCAAACCATCTAGTTTACGAGAAACAAAAAACTATTAGTGAAAGTTTAtggacgccttgaaaaataacacaatgtcgacaatacatgtacatgataTGATGTAAATTGTATAATATTAAGGATCAAGGaagttttggatttgaatacatcgattattgaattgactggcaaccagtctagccccgatacATATTGATGTAGTGCACATCCGCTCAAGAATAAGTTCCGTattaaaatttatcaaaaataaaataagttatgaaatatatttgattgagAAATAAACACCAGAATTCATAACTGTAATTGTTATATGGAAACGCCAATATCGATGATGTTGTGCACATTGATTCACAAAAAACCCCTAAAAT
This Tubulanus polymorphus chromosome 7, tnTubPoly1.2, whole genome shotgun sequence DNA region includes the following protein-coding sequences:
- the LOC141908088 gene encoding EEIG family member 2-like isoform X1; protein product: MSALFMIKRKKYRFQVNFELDELSSFTFVSGIIFAKIRLLDGGSFSEFSPREEVVDHCVKWGTKFQFECKMTANPSTGVLQPCMLRVSVRREVKGGQKSEKLGFAEINLAEFAGSSSTTRLYLLEGYDSAFKGMKHRQDNSTLKVSIGLHLKTGDPCFKTPGSYHNQVPLPGEDDSEPHGRVPNREPSNSSVASGSSGFGSLPRKEKEKPDAETPEQEDSKVKEFVVEEERFERREKDFGHSRNSSYASQQSRGSGYSSVHSRQNSYGTDPFGHTSRTITIIGESSKVSYELQLPRSPSAGSGVVDCGRRRVSTSHINQKLDSDSTKERVDSTRPVAEQLVDDLIKTLDEKPVADSESRVDLQLFIGKGGVTAVGNSGMVQDMQPVVIAKPKR
- the LOC141908088 gene encoding EEIG family member 2-like isoform X2; amino-acid sequence: MSALFMIKRKKYRFQVNFELDELSSFTFVSGIIFAKIRLLDGGSFSEFSPREEVVDHCVKWGTKFQFECKMTANPSTGVLQPCMLRVSVRREVKGGQKSEKLGFAEINLAEFAGSSSTTRLYLLEGYDSAFKGMKHRQDNSTLKVSIGLHLKTGDPCFKTPGSYHNQVPLPGEDDSEPHGRVPNREPSNSSVASGSSGFGSLPRKEKEKPDAETPEQEDSKVKEFVVEEERFERREKDFGHSRNSSYASQQSRGSGYSSVHSRQNSYGTDPFGHTSRTITIIGESSKVSYELQLPRSPSAGSGVVDCGRRRKLDSDSTKERVDSTRPVAEQLVDDLIKTLDEKPVADSESRVDLQLFIGKGGVTAVGNSGMVQDMQPVVIAKPKR
- the LOC141908088 gene encoding EEIG family member 2-like isoform X3, with protein sequence MSALFMIKRKKYRFQVNFELDELSSFTFVSGIIFAKIRLLDGGSFSEFSPREEVVDHCVKWGTKFQFECKMTANPSTGVLQPCMLRVSVRREVKGGQKSEKLGFAEINLAEFAGSSSTTRLYLLEGYDSAFKGMKHRQDNSTLKVSIGLHLKTGDPCFKTPGSYHNQVPLPGEDDSEPHGRVPNREPSNSSVASGSSGFGSLPRKEKEKPDAETPEQEDSKVKEFVVEEERFERREKDFGHSRNSSYASQQSRGSGYSSVHSRQNSYGTDPFGHTRSPSAGSGVVDCGRRRVSTSHINQKLDSDSTKERVDSTRPVAEQLVDDLIKTLDEKPVADSESRVDLQLFIGKGGVTAVGNSGMVQDMQPVVIAKPKR
- the LOC141908088 gene encoding EEIG family member 2-like isoform X4 codes for the protein MSALFMIKRKKYRFQVNFELDELSSFTFVSGIIFAKIRLLDGGSFSEFSPREEVVDHCVKWGTKFQFECKMTANPSTGVLQPCMLRVSVRREVKGGQKSEKLGFAEINLAEFAGSSSTTRLYLLEGYDSAFKGMKHRQDNSTLKVSIGLHLKTGDPCFKTPGSYHNQVPLPGEDDSEPHGRVPNREPSNSSVASGSSGFGSLPRKEKEKPDAETPEQEDSKVKEFVVEEERFERREKDFGHSRNSSYASQQSRGSGYSSVHSRQNSYGTDPFGHTRSPSAGSGVVDCGRRRKLDSDSTKERVDSTRPVAEQLVDDLIKTLDEKPVADSESRVDLQLFIGKGGVTAVGNSGMVQDMQPVVIAKPKR
- the LOC141908088 gene encoding EEIG family member 2-like isoform X5, with product MSALFMIKRKKYRFQVNFELDELSSFTFVSGIIFAKIRLLDGGSFSEFSPREEVVDHCVKWGTKFQFECKMTANPSTGVLQPCMLRVSVRREVKGGQKSEKLGFAEINLAEFAGSSSTTRLYLLEGYDSAFKGMKHRQDNSTLKVSIGLHLKTGDPCFKTPGSYHNQVPLPGEDDSEPHGRVPNREPSNSSVASGSSGFGSLPRKEKEKPDAETPEQEDSKVKEFVVEEERFERREKDFGHSRNSSYASQQSRGSGSPSAGSGVVDCGRRRVSTSHINQKLDSDSTKERVDSTRPVAEQLVDDLIKTLDEKPVADSESRVDLQLFIGKGGVTAVGNSGMVQDMQPVVIAKPKR
- the LOC141908088 gene encoding uncharacterized protein LOC141908088 isoform X6, translating into MSALFMIKRKKYRFQVNFELDELSSFTFVSGIIFAKIRLLDGGSFSEFSPREEVVDHCVKWGTKFQFECKMTANPSTGVLQPCMLRVSVRREVKGGQKSEKLGFAEINLAEFAGSSSTTRLYLLEGYDSAFKGMKHRQDNSTLKVSIGLHLKTGDPCFKTPGSYHNQVPLPGEDDSEPHGRVPNREPSNSSVASGSSGFGSLPRKEKEKPDAETPEQEDSKVKEFVVEEERFERREKDFGHSRNSSYASQQSRGSGSPSAGSGVVDCGRRRKLDSDSTKERVDSTRPVAEQLVDDLIKTLDEKPVADSESRVDLQLFIGKGGVTAVGNSGMVQDMQPVVIAKPKR
- the LOC141908088 gene encoding early estrogen-induced gene 1 protein-like isoform X7 — translated: MSALFMIKRKKYRFQVNFELDELSSFTFVSGIIFAKIRLLDGGSFSEFSPREEVVDHCVKWGTKFQFECKMTANPSTGVLQPCMLRVSVRREVKGGQKSEKLGFAEINLAEFAGSSSTTRLYLLEGYDSAFKGMKHRQDNSTLKVSIGLHLKTGDPCFKTPGSYHNQVPLPGEDDSEPHGRVPNREPSNSSVASGSSGFGSLPRKEKEKPDAETPEQEDSKVKEFVVEEERSPSAGSGVVDCGRRRVSTSHINQKLDSDSTKERVDSTRPVAEQLVDDLIKTLDEKPVADSESRVDLQLFIGKGGVTAVGNSGMVQDMQPVVIAKPKR
- the LOC141908088 gene encoding early estrogen-induced gene 1 protein-like isoform X8, with translation MSALFMIKRKKYRFQVNFELDELSSFTFVSGIIFAKIRLLDGGSFSEFSPREEVVDHCVKWGTKFQFECKMTANPSTGVLQPCMLRVSVRREVKGGQKSEKLGFAEINLAEFAGSSSTTRLYLLEGYDSAFKGMKHRQDNSTLKVSIGLHLKTGDPCFKTPGSYHNQVPLPGEDDSEPHGRVPNREPSNSSVASGSSGFGSLPRKEKEKPDAETPEQEDSKVKEFVVEEERSPSAGSGVVDCGRRRKLDSDSTKERVDSTRPVAEQLVDDLIKTLDEKPVADSESRVDLQLFIGKGGVTAVGNSGMVQDMQPVVIAKPKR